A single window of Nitrososphaera sp. DNA harbors:
- a CDS encoding sensor histidine kinase, which produces MQNYPGRNLAILIVVAGAAVALGITSYEYSVSTTNEIRQVAADNIRNYSAIQAHDLSRVLANKVEAITNNLKVIASSTAFDNPADISRAKTVLRGAQNTTQDITDFYQWLDQNGTLVWLSNLTPDQYSQYKGTDLSQRAYFLQPKATHDIYFSTAIVSNDNIPRVFISYPLLDQSGNFKGVVAAAIRLEVLGKYLESQISPNLKSSVGMMDRAGVVLYSTDQSLIGKNFFASEVQSKIPDDLKPAFNSFLHNSLQGGSGAEDISYQGQTGTIAYEPVHIEGKDLGIIYVTSVHNFAGSVQTLIDQQRTFGNLVTIVIGALAVGVVVVILSWNNHLKGLVERKTKELEQTNSNLKAAVEELQTHDRLQTEFINIAAHELRTPVQPLLGAAELLESELEGGNEQTTVTRAELEMIIRNAKRLGRLTSDLLEAARIESRSMKLSKELVEMNSKIENVIADVKAFIDKEQNVKIVFEKKSAEPLYVQADKSRMFEVLSNLLRNAIKFTRDGNITVSAEIVNEGADDQILVKVRDTGTGINPEILPKLFTRFSTKSDSGTGLGLYISKNIVEAHGGKIWGENNPDGRGATFCFTIPMATNIKEQESPK; this is translated from the coding sequence ATGCAGAATTATCCTGGCCGCAACCTTGCAATTCTAATAGTTGTTGCTGGAGCCGCAGTCGCGCTCGGTATTACCAGCTACGAGTACTCTGTCTCCACGACCAATGAGATAAGACAGGTCGCGGCTGACAACATCCGCAACTATTCGGCAATCCAGGCCCACGACTTGTCAAGGGTGCTTGCGAACAAGGTCGAAGCCATAACCAACAACCTCAAGGTCATTGCTTCAAGCACCGCATTTGACAATCCTGCCGACATTTCTAGAGCAAAGACCGTGCTGAGGGGAGCGCAGAATACCACGCAGGACATTACCGACTTTTACCAGTGGCTTGACCAGAACGGAACGCTGGTATGGCTGAGCAACCTGACACCTGATCAGTATTCCCAGTACAAAGGCACGGACCTAAGCCAGCGAGCATATTTTCTGCAGCCGAAGGCGACGCATGACATTTACTTTAGTACGGCGATAGTATCAAATGACAACATCCCCAGGGTATTCATATCGTATCCGCTGCTCGACCAGAGTGGAAATTTCAAGGGCGTGGTAGCCGCGGCCATACGGCTTGAGGTGCTCGGAAAGTACCTCGAAAGTCAGATCTCGCCTAACCTGAAAAGCTCCGTAGGAATGATGGACCGGGCCGGCGTTGTGCTTTATTCCACCGACCAGTCATTAATTGGCAAGAACTTTTTTGCTTCCGAGGTTCAGTCCAAGATCCCCGACGACCTAAAGCCGGCCTTTAACTCATTTCTGCACAACTCGCTGCAGGGTGGCTCTGGAGCCGAGGATATATCATACCAAGGCCAGACGGGCACAATAGCATACGAGCCGGTTCACATTGAAGGCAAGGACTTGGGCATTATTTACGTCACGTCTGTACACAACTTTGCCGGCAGCGTCCAGACGCTGATCGACCAGCAGAGAACTTTTGGCAATCTAGTTACAATCGTAATAGGGGCGCTTGCAGTAGGCGTGGTTGTTGTTATACTTTCATGGAACAATCACCTGAAGGGCCTGGTAGAGCGCAAGACAAAGGAGCTGGAGCAGACTAACTCCAACCTAAAGGCTGCAGTTGAGGAGCTGCAGACGCACGACAGGCTGCAAACAGAATTTATCAATATCGCTGCGCATGAGCTCCGCACGCCGGTTCAGCCGCTTCTGGGGGCCGCGGAACTCCTCGAGTCCGAGCTGGAGGGCGGAAACGAGCAGACGACCGTGACGCGCGCCGAGCTTGAAATGATTATCCGCAATGCAAAGCGGCTTGGCAGGCTCACCTCTGACCTCCTCGAAGCGGCCAGAATAGAGAGCAGGTCCATGAAGCTGTCCAAGGAGCTCGTTGAGATGAACAGCAAGATCGAGAACGTAATTGCGGATGTCAAGGCCTTTATCGACAAGGAGCAGAACGTCAAGATCGTATTTGAGAAGAAATCGGCGGAACCTCTGTATGTCCAAGCAGACAAGTCCAGAATGTTCGAGGTGCTTTCAAACCTTCTCAGAAATGCAATCAAGTTCACGCGCGACGGGAATATAACCGTGAGCGCTGAAATTGTCAACGAGGGGGCTGACGACCAGATTCTGGTGAAGGTCAGAGACACAGGGACCGGCATTAACCCTGAAATCCTCCCCAAGCTCTTTACGCGCTTTTCGACAAAGTCAGACTCTGGTACGGGCCTCGGGCTCTACATATCAAAGAACATAGTGGAAGCGCACGGCGGCAAGATATGGGGGGAGAACAATCCAGACGGCAGGGGGGCAACTTTTTGCTTTACAATCCCGATGGCGACGAACATTAAGGAGCAAGAGAGCCCCAAATAG
- a CDS encoding nitroreductase family protein, with protein sequence MSTAGERKTDFAINNLILNRWSPRSMTGEELTESELMSLFEAARWAPSSGNAQPWRFIYAKKSSPRWGTFLGLLNDGNKVWAQDAAVLVAVVSRRLNEATGQPSRTYQFDAGAAWENLALEASGRRLVAHGMAGFDYERARKELGVPDVFDVMAMVAIGRLGPKEKLPQKLQERDVPSGRKPLSEIVMEDAFRL encoded by the coding sequence TTGTCCACTGCAGGCGAGCGCAAGACGGACTTTGCGATAAACAACCTGATTCTGAACAGGTGGTCGCCGAGGTCAATGACCGGGGAGGAACTGACCGAGAGCGAGCTGATGTCCCTTTTTGAAGCTGCTAGATGGGCGCCTTCTTCGGGAAACGCCCAGCCTTGGCGGTTTATCTATGCAAAAAAAAGCTCCCCAAGGTGGGGCACCTTTCTAGGGCTGTTAAACGATGGAAACAAGGTCTGGGCCCAGGACGCGGCTGTTCTCGTGGCTGTGGTCTCGCGCAGGCTAAACGAGGCAACAGGCCAGCCGTCAAGGACGTACCAATTTGATGCAGGGGCCGCCTGGGAAAACCTTGCCTTGGAAGCGTCAGGCAGACGACTCGTGGCCCACGGCATGGCCGGTTTTGATTACGAGAGGGCGAGAAAAGAGCTCGGGGTGCCTGACGTTTTTGACGTGATGGCGATGGTCGCAATTGGCAGGCTCGGACCAAAGGAAAAACTCCCTCAAAAGCTTCAGGAGCGGGATGTTCCAAGCGGCAGAAAGCCTCTTTCTGAAATTGTGATGGAGGACGCCTTCAGACTTTAA
- a CDS encoding trypsin-like peptidase domain-containing protein translates to MNKAIPVAAAIVIVAVAVFAAAQYYVPGTTSLLKRINPQVPQLLTRQENSSTDNSSASTGTQLSVPSTAPSNTPASSQPTPSGTDSSALNPKANSDLISLFKHVNNSVVQITSKVTSSNPNIIINGNPLQGQSERLGSGFVYDSAGHIVTNNHVVDGTNSVDITFVDGNTYTAKVIGTDKYSDIAVLQIDDTAYNSSSENSPALPIGNSSALEVGQQVIAIGNPFGLSDTMTTGIVSQVGRLLPNQDIGFSIPNVIQTDAAINPGNSGGPLLNTNGEVVGMNTAIQSNTGDFSGIGFAIPSNSIQRIVAVLIKDGTYNHPWVGIAGTNMTPEIANSLGLPHNTKGAVVAQVVPNGPAAKAGIRSATTSSDDTQKIKNADIITAVDGQQVKRIEDVIFYIEEHKVVGDTAHFTILRDGKSIEIPVTLGTRPQANTTG, encoded by the coding sequence ATGAACAAGGCAATCCCAGTAGCAGCAGCCATTGTTATTGTAGCTGTCGCCGTTTTTGCCGCCGCACAGTACTATGTGCCGGGCACTACCAGCCTCCTGAAGCGCATCAATCCGCAGGTACCCCAGCTTCTCACGCGCCAAGAGAATTCTAGCACGGACAACTCATCCGCTTCAACAGGCACTCAGTTATCGGTCCCGAGCACGGCGCCTTCCAACACGCCTGCATCCAGTCAGCCAACGCCTTCGGGGACCGATAGCAGCGCGTTAAATCCTAAGGCTAATTCGGATCTCATTTCGCTTTTCAAGCATGTGAACAACTCTGTCGTCCAGATTACCAGCAAGGTCACAAGTTCTAATCCAAATATCATTATCAATGGAAACCCGCTCCAGGGCCAGTCTGAAAGACTCGGGTCAGGATTTGTTTATGATTCTGCCGGCCACATTGTTACAAACAATCACGTGGTCGATGGAACAAACAGCGTTGACATAACCTTTGTTGACGGCAACACTTACACCGCCAAGGTGATAGGCACAGACAAGTACAGCGACATTGCGGTCCTTCAGATAGACGACACTGCATACAACAGCAGCTCAGAGAACTCTCCCGCCCTGCCAATAGGCAACTCCTCCGCGCTTGAGGTCGGCCAGCAAGTCATCGCAATAGGCAACCCGTTCGGCCTTAGTGACACCATGACTACAGGCATCGTGAGCCAGGTAGGCAGGCTGCTTCCAAACCAGGACATCGGATTTTCAATTCCAAACGTCATTCAGACAGACGCTGCAATTAACCCCGGAAACTCTGGCGGCCCTCTTCTTAACACGAACGGCGAGGTAGTAGGCATGAACACCGCTATCCAGTCGAACACCGGCGACTTTTCTGGAATTGGATTTGCAATACCCTCGAATAGCATTCAAAGAATAGTCGCGGTCCTGATAAAGGACGGGACTTACAACCACCCGTGGGTGGGGATCGCTGGTACCAACATGACGCCCGAGATCGCAAACAGCCTGGGCCTCCCACATAACACCAAGGGCGCGGTAGTAGCACAAGTGGTTCCAAACGGTCCCGCGGCAAAGGCAGGCATTCGCAGCGCGACGACAAGCAGCGACGACACCCAGAAGATCAAAAATGCAGACATAATCACCGCAGTTGACGGCCAGCAGGTGAAAAGGATAGAGGACGTGATATTTTACATTGAGGAGCACAAGGTGGTCGGAGACACTGCGCACTTTACTATCCTCCGCGACGGCAAGAGTATCGAAATCCCGGTAACGCTGGGTACGAGACCGCAGGCCAACACAACTGGCTAG
- a CDS encoding cupredoxin domain-containing protein: MGLLRYPVGSLACKRLLDICLAAGEKIEEFSFRRVSVLKTQKYQNLNTAEKRAVLGNTMKKKQQSRQSTAKVTKKRVIIYGTIGAIIAAIAVSAYSSSVPVNVNYPVFGFANNHFIRASYSQTSGYVWVSASSGSVKGMRGSNGAGVENPTYIFNKGELESLHITNDDQTTHSLHNFNINEFNVHTANLTSFGSQSQTITFLADKTGTFNYYCQIHPEMKGEITIQ, translated from the coding sequence GTGGGTCTGCTACGGTACCCTGTCGGGTCTCTTGCATGCAAGAGGCTGTTGGACATTTGCTTGGCAGCAGGTGAGAAAATTGAAGAATTCTCATTTCGCCGAGTCAGCGTGCTAAAAACTCAGAAGTATCAAAACCTAAATACGGCGGAGAAGCGAGCGGTACTTGGCAATACCATGAAAAAGAAGCAGCAGTCGCGCCAGTCCACGGCAAAGGTTACCAAAAAGCGCGTTATAATCTACGGGACTATCGGCGCGATAATTGCTGCAATTGCAGTTTCCGCGTACTCTTCATCAGTCCCAGTTAACGTCAACTACCCTGTCTTTGGGTTTGCCAACAACCACTTTATCAGGGCTTCATATAGCCAGACATCCGGCTACGTCTGGGTCAGCGCGTCGTCTGGCAGCGTAAAGGGCATGAGAGGAAGCAACGGCGCCGGAGTGGAAAACCCCACCTACATTTTCAACAAGGGGGAGCTAGAGTCGCTCCACATCACAAACGATGATCAGACGACGCATTCGCTGCACAATTTCAACATTAATGAGTTTAACGTGCATACGGCCAACCTCACGTCATTTGGCTCACAGAGCCAGACTATAACATTCCTTGCAGACAAGACCGGCACCTTCAACTACTACTGCCAGATTCACCCCGAAATGAAGGGCGAGATCACCATCCAGTAG
- a CDS encoding patatin-like phospholipase family protein, with translation MATMPVTTYTDLKIRHADTHPSETVLVMQGGGSLGAYECGVYKTLCNHGLTFDIVAGTSIGAINAGIIVGAKKGVEPAAALENFWLEVADTVTPSFASDYYRALFAAGRSAMYGNSKVFAPWWLDPKSNGSRTSNGGGRVFSTVFDPAALYQDPAAIKSPYLYSIDPLKKTLREYIDFEKFSFGGGNHARPRLIVTSTDIKTSEAIVFDSLYTKIDADHLVACAGFPFYGIAWTEKDGKYLWDGSLLSNTPLREVIDASPKRDKKVYIVSLFPHIQERLPENIADSWHRARDIMHTDRTDQDVKMSKAVTKYLLLLKEMHDILANAKLEGELEKRFLAVEPKYHKIADERGAIISDIVKIERSEDVHFIFEDADFSVATIKKLIMQGEQDAEKALAEHQRSKELQAVKDRIEKGGKPAG, from the coding sequence ATGGCCACTATGCCTGTTACCACTTATACGGATCTCAAGATTCGGCACGCGGACACACATCCATCGGAGACAGTGCTTGTGATGCAAGGCGGGGGATCGCTTGGCGCATACGAGTGCGGAGTGTACAAAACGCTATGCAACCACGGCCTCACATTTGACATTGTCGCCGGAACCTCGATCGGGGCCATCAACGCCGGGATTATTGTCGGCGCAAAAAAGGGAGTCGAGCCGGCCGCCGCGCTTGAGAACTTTTGGCTTGAGGTTGCCGACACCGTCACTCCGTCGTTTGCCTCAGATTATTATCGCGCGCTCTTTGCCGCGGGGCGCTCTGCCATGTATGGAAATTCTAAAGTTTTCGCCCCATGGTGGCTCGACCCAAAGTCCAACGGCAGCAGAACATCGAACGGTGGCGGCAGGGTTTTTTCAACTGTCTTTGACCCGGCGGCGCTATACCAGGACCCCGCGGCCATAAAGTCGCCGTACCTTTACAGCATTGACCCGCTAAAAAAAACGCTCCGCGAGTACATTGACTTTGAAAAGTTTTCCTTCGGTGGTGGAAACCACGCCCGGCCCAGGCTGATTGTCACATCCACTGACATCAAGACAAGCGAGGCAATAGTGTTTGACAGCCTCTACACTAAAATCGACGCCGACCACCTTGTTGCGTGCGCAGGCTTTCCATTCTACGGCATCGCATGGACAGAAAAGGACGGCAAGTATCTATGGGACGGAAGCCTGCTGTCAAACACTCCCCTGCGCGAAGTCATCGACGCCTCGCCAAAGCGCGATAAAAAGGTCTACATTGTTAGCCTTTTCCCGCACATTCAGGAGCGGCTGCCGGAAAACATCGCCGACAGCTGGCACAGGGCCCGTGACATCATGCATACAGACAGGACTGACCAGGACGTCAAGATGTCAAAGGCAGTCACGAAATATCTGCTTCTGCTAAAAGAAATGCATGACATTTTGGCAAATGCCAAGCTTGAAGGTGAGCTTGAGAAGAGGTTTCTGGCTGTAGAGCCAAAGTACCACAAGATTGCTGACGAGCGGGGCGCCATCATCTCGGACATTGTCAAGATAGAGCGCTCCGAGGACGTCCACTTTATTTTCGAAGACGCGGATTTCTCGGTCGCAACGATAAAGAAGTTGATAATGCAGGGCGAACAGGACGCGGAGAAGGCGCTGGCAGAGCACCAGCGATCAAAGGAGCTCCAGGCCGTGAAGGACAGGATCGAGAAGGGCGGAAAGCCGGCGGGCTGA
- the hisI gene encoding phosphoribosyl-AMP cyclohydrolase — protein MNTKALGEIDFSKRNGIIPVIVQDRQTKDVLMLGYANKEALHNTVKSGNAWFWSTSRNKLWMKGEESGNVQPVREILVDCDSDALLYVVESEKPVCHTGNRSCFHNILQE, from the coding sequence ATGAACACGAAGGCTTTGGGTGAAATAGACTTTTCAAAGAGAAATGGGATAATCCCAGTCATAGTACAGGACAGGCAGACCAAGGACGTCCTGATGCTTGGATACGCAAACAAGGAGGCACTTCACAACACCGTCAAGTCGGGCAATGCGTGGTTCTGGAGCACTTCAAGAAACAAACTCTGGATGAAGGGGGAGGAGTCGGGCAATGTCCAGCCGGTCAGGGAGATCCTCGTTGACTGCGATTCCGACGCGCTGCTTTATGTCGTAGAATCGGAGAAGCCTGTGTGCCACACTGGCAACCGATCATGCTTCCATAATATATTGCAGGAATGA
- a CDS encoding threonine synthase, which yields MGSIRTLKCRECGKEYGPQFRYVCEDCFGPLDVMYDAPPLTRHSFDLREKTYWRYFELLPIADRSNIVSLNAGLTPLQTADRLGKELGLGSLYVKNDSVNPTFSFKDRPAGVAVSRAKETGLKSVGCASTGNLAAATAAHAAKAGLPCYIFAPSDIEHVKIAQALSYGAEFVAVEGTYDDANRIASIIGDSKGIGVVNINMRPYYVEGSKTLAYEVAEQLGWEIPDTLIVPVGSGAMLNAICKGFEELESLGLVQGVKDLRIVAAQPHGCAPVVDAFKRHSDEIVPVERPETIAKSLAIGDPGDGIYVLRRLKQYNGIAEEAVDAEIVDGILLLSKTEGIFTEPAGGVSIAVLRKLAEEGKIDRDEKVVCYVTGNGLKATEAIVGMLPKLTAVKPDVAQVSAMIR from the coding sequence ATGGGAAGTATCAGGACGCTGAAATGCAGAGAATGTGGCAAGGAGTACGGGCCTCAATTTCGATATGTCTGCGAGGACTGCTTTGGTCCTCTTGACGTAATGTACGACGCCCCGCCCCTGACCCGACACTCCTTTGATTTAAGAGAAAAGACGTACTGGCGATATTTTGAGCTCCTGCCCATCGCGGACAGGTCAAACATAGTGAGCCTCAACGCAGGCCTTACCCCGCTGCAAACGGCGGACAGGCTAGGAAAGGAGCTCGGGCTCGGCTCTCTCTATGTAAAGAACGATTCTGTGAACCCGACTTTCTCGTTCAAGGACAGGCCGGCGGGAGTAGCGGTGTCTCGCGCAAAGGAGACTGGACTCAAGTCGGTCGGCTGCGCGTCAACAGGCAACCTCGCAGCAGCTACTGCTGCGCATGCCGCCAAAGCCGGACTACCCTGCTATATCTTTGCGCCTTCAGACATCGAGCACGTCAAGATTGCTCAGGCTCTTTCATACGGAGCAGAATTTGTCGCTGTCGAAGGAACTTACGACGACGCCAACCGCATCGCGTCGATAATAGGCGATTCAAAGGGCATAGGCGTCGTCAACATAAACATGAGGCCCTACTATGTGGAGGGCTCAAAGACGCTTGCCTACGAGGTGGCAGAGCAGCTTGGCTGGGAGATCCCCGATACGCTGATAGTGCCGGTCGGAAGCGGCGCCATGCTCAATGCGATCTGCAAGGGCTTTGAAGAGCTCGAGTCGCTTGGGCTCGTGCAGGGCGTCAAGGACCTGAGGATAGTAGCGGCGCAGCCCCACGGCTGCGCGCCGGTGGTCGACGCCTTCAAGCGCCACAGCGACGAGATAGTGCCAGTCGAGCGCCCGGAAACAATTGCAAAGAGTCTGGCAATAGGCGATCCAGGAGACGGCATCTATGTATTGCGCAGGCTCAAGCAGTATAACGGAATCGCAGAGGAAGCGGTGGACGCAGAGATAGTCGATGGCATATTGCTGCTTTCCAAGACCGAGGGAATTTTCACCGAGCCGGCTGGAGGGGTTTCGATTGCCGTGCTTCGCAAGCTGGCCGAGGAGGGCAAAATCGACAGAGATGAAAAAGTTGTCTGCTATGTCACCGGCAACGGGCTCAAGGCCACCGAGGCAATAGTTGGAATGCTGCCCAAGCTAACAGCAGTCAAGCCTGACGTGGCGCAAGTGTCGGCAATGATTCGATAG
- a CDS encoding ThiF family adenylyltransferase, with protein sequence MAKVEFTVPSVLNKGQGEKKLSLEAADLQEAFTKVSDQMGEDFKRRVFDLNGKPRSLINIYINGKNMRFGGGMAAQLKDGDTVYILPAVAGGAELTSDELQRYSRQVMLEEIGFDGMEKIRSAKVCVVGAGGIGNPVITQLAAMGVGKIRVVDRDVIEVTNLHRQHLYTDDDIGRVKVEAAAERLRKLNPTVEIEPVPTSVTKYTAEGIVKGFDIVIDALDSVDARYALNDACIKFNIPLIYAGALGMLGSATTILPNKSACLRCIFPALNEDDMPACSTEGVHPSILYIVSGVQVSEAVKIITGQQPSLVNKLLYIDLNELSFERVQMFRQEEDCPACGSGAKTPQVAAKELIIEELCGRDRGKRTWTVTPTDPVPVNLVGIIKNAESLGYQVRTRGSLGITATNSGKLLSVSFLSSGAATIVGAKDEEDAVSIYKTFVNSSS encoded by the coding sequence TTGGCCAAAGTGGAATTTACAGTCCCGTCTGTTCTAAACAAGGGCCAGGGAGAAAAAAAGCTGTCACTTGAGGCGGCTGACCTTCAGGAGGCATTCACCAAGGTCTCGGACCAGATGGGTGAGGACTTTAAGCGCCGGGTCTTTGACCTAAACGGCAAGCCGCGGTCGCTTATCAACATATACATCAACGGCAAGAACATGCGCTTTGGCGGCGGCATGGCGGCGCAGCTAAAGGACGGAGACACAGTCTACATCCTGCCCGCCGTCGCGGGCGGCGCAGAGCTGACAAGCGATGAATTGCAGCGGTATTCGCGGCAGGTCATGCTTGAAGAAATAGGCTTTGATGGAATGGAAAAGATAAGGTCTGCCAAGGTCTGCGTTGTGGGGGCAGGCGGCATCGGCAACCCCGTGATAACGCAACTTGCCGCAATGGGCGTTGGCAAGATCCGCGTCGTGGACAGGGACGTCATTGAAGTCACAAACCTGCACAGGCAGCACCTTTACACCGACGACGACATTGGCCGGGTCAAGGTCGAGGCGGCGGCTGAAAGACTGCGCAAGCTCAACCCTACTGTGGAGATAGAACCCGTGCCTACTTCGGTCACAAAATATACCGCCGAGGGCATAGTCAAGGGATTTGACATTGTTATCGACGCGCTTGACAGCGTGGACGCAAGGTATGCGCTCAACGACGCGTGCATCAAGTTCAACATCCCGCTGATTTATGCCGGCGCGCTCGGGATGCTGGGCTCCGCGACAACCATTCTGCCAAACAAGTCCGCATGCCTGCGCTGCATATTTCCTGCGCTAAACGAGGACGACATGCCTGCCTGCAGCACCGAGGGCGTCCACCCGTCGATACTCTACATCGTATCCGGCGTCCAGGTGTCCGAGGCAGTCAAGATAATCACCGGCCAGCAGCCTTCGCTCGTAAACAAACTGCTTTACATCGACCTGAACGAGCTTTCCTTTGAGCGCGTGCAGATGTTCCGACAGGAGGAGGATTGTCCAGCGTGCGGCAGCGGTGCAAAGACGCCGCAGGTCGCGGCCAAGGAGCTGATAATAGAGGAGCTGTGCGGCAGAGACAGGGGCAAGCGCACCTGGACCGTTACGCCCACTGATCCAGTTCCTGTTAACCTTGTGGGAATTATCAAAAATGCCGAGTCGCTCGGCTATCAGGTCAGGACGCGCGGCAGCCTGGGCATAACGGCAACCAACTCGGGCAAGCTCCTTTCCGTGAGCTTTCTATCAAGCGGCGCGGCCACCATTGTGGGCGCAAAGGACGAGGAAGATGCTGTCAGCATCTACAAGACCTTTGTAAACAGCTCCTCCTGA
- a CDS encoding AAA-associated domain-containing protein: MENLNGLLALMMPAKQKTDMNIPKTHYGKLQGFLEKLDDAGSKSDLAGIALKQGLELDDLLPIVEAGEMLGLLRVESGDVSLTDKGHLFIAASPRVKKKMLREMVLGLDAFKKFTDAVKKSGKRDLSKDELLDFVASENSTAGSSSDGDAMNDFGWFIEWGRHGLVLKYDANNETISLREKL; this comes from the coding sequence TTGGAAAACTTAAATGGTCTGCTGGCGCTCATGATGCCTGCAAAGCAAAAAACAGACATGAACATACCGAAAACTCATTATGGAAAGCTGCAGGGCTTCCTTGAAAAGCTGGACGACGCGGGCAGCAAATCAGATCTCGCGGGCATCGCGCTCAAGCAGGGGCTTGAGCTTGACGACCTTTTGCCAATCGTCGAAGCCGGCGAGATGCTTGGATTGTTGCGGGTCGAGTCAGGAGACGTTTCGCTTACCGACAAGGGGCACCTCTTTATCGCCGCAAGTCCGCGGGTGAAAAAGAAGATGCTCCGTGAAATGGTGCTTGGTCTGGACGCTTTCAAGAAATTTACCGACGCAGTAAAGAAATCCGGCAAGCGTGACCTGTCAAAGGACGAGCTCTTGGACTTTGTGGCAAGCGAAAATTCAACCGCGGGTTCTAGCAGTGATGGAGACGCCATGAACGATTTTGGCTGGTTCATAGAGTGGGGCAGGCATGGATTGGTGCTAAAATACGACGCAAACAACGAGACCATCAGCCTACGGGAAAAGCTGTAG
- a CDS encoding ABC transporter ATP-binding protein, with protein sequence MASRRENGFDNVPSDNAIDRKSLDPFANPSLPASASPILEVRNVSKQYVSGSSQHAKTLTILKDINLSVNTNEFMSIVGPSGSGKSSLLRIIMGLDSPSSGDVIFKGEKMSGKVNPFMAMVFQSFGLFPWLTVMENVEFGLESLHITKEQRHEKSLRIIQEVGLDGFEDAYPRELSGGMKQRVGIARALVTDPEILLMDEPFSALDPLTAESLREEILKLWSNKFTTPEVVILVTHNIEEAVYMSDRVIIMSPRPGMIMHDLHIDLPRPREKRDKSLYEYVDRITTMIT encoded by the coding sequence TTGGCAAGTCGGAGGGAAAATGGTTTCGATAATGTGCCTTCAGACAATGCCATTGACAGAAAGTCGCTTGACCCGTTTGCGAATCCTTCGCTTCCAGCGTCGGCAAGCCCAATACTTGAGGTGCGCAACGTCTCAAAGCAGTACGTCTCCGGGAGCTCGCAGCACGCCAAGACACTGACCATCCTCAAAGACATCAACCTATCAGTCAACACGAACGAGTTCATGTCGATCGTCGGTCCTTCCGGCTCGGGCAAGTCCTCGCTATTGCGCATAATCATGGGGCTTGACTCGCCAAGCAGCGGAGACGTGATATTTAAGGGCGAAAAGATGTCAGGCAAGGTCAACCCGTTCATGGCCATGGTATTCCAGTCCTTCGGCCTGTTCCCCTGGCTCACGGTTATGGAAAATGTCGAGTTTGGCCTAGAATCACTCCATATTACAAAGGAGCAGCGGCATGAAAAAAGCCTTAGAATAATTCAGGAAGTTGGGCTGGACGGTTTTGAGGACGCGTATCCAAGAGAGCTGTCCGGCGGCATGAAGCAGCGGGTGGGGATCGCAAGAGCCCTTGTCACCGACCCGGAGATACTGCTGATGGACGAGCCGTTTTCCGCGCTTGACCCTCTGACCGCGGAGTCTTTGCGGGAAGAAATTCTAAAGCTGTGGAGCAACAAGTTCACGACGCCTGAAGTAGTAATACTGGTCACGCACAACATTGAGGAGGCCGTGTACATGTCAGACAGGGTCATCATAATGAGCCCCCGGCCCGGCATGATAATGCATGACCTTCACATTGACCTACCCCGGCCACGGGAGAAGCGTGACAAGTCGCTCTACGAGTACGTGGACAGGATAACCACGATGATAACCTGA